CACTCTGGAATACGCTTGTCATCGGTGTGCTGGGCATGCTGGGCGCCTGCCTTCTCGGCATTCCGCTTGCCTTTTGTACCTCCCGCTATCGCATCAAGGGGCGAACGTTCATCGCTACATTTGCGGTGCTGGTGCTCTGTGCGCCACCGTTCATCGGTGCCTATGCCTGGATCATGCTGTTCGGTGCCAATGGTGCTGTCACCAATCTGCTGTCCTTCGCCGGCATTTCCTTGCCGACGATCTACGGGATTCCGGGCATCGTGATGGTCTTCAGCCTGAAGTTTTTCCCCTACATCTATCTGATGACGGAAAATGCGCTGAACACCATCAACAAGTCCTATGAGGATGCGGCGGAAAATCTCGGCTGCACAGCGTTCCAGCGTTTCCGCAAGATCACGCTGCCGCTGGTCTTTCCGGCCGTCAGTACCGGCGCGATCATCTGCTTCGTGTTGTCCATCGCCGACTTCGGAACGCCGGCAATCCTCGGCAAGGGCATCCGAACGCTTTCGACCATCGCCTATGCGCAATACACCTCCGAAATGGCCGGTACGCCGACCATGGCCGTGACGATCTCGATGGTGATGATTGCTATTTCCATGGCGGCACTTCTGTTGCAGCGGCACATTCTTGCCAAGCGCCGTTACGCCAGTTCGCTGACCAACCGGCCGGTCAAGCAGTCCATGCGCCCGCTGAAATCGTTCATCGTCCACGGCTTCTGCTATCTGGTGGTGTTCATCGCCATGCTGCCGTCGCTCACGGTGATCTACACCTCGTTTCTTGCGACCAGTGGCCCGGTTTTCACCGGGGGCTTCGGGTTGGACAGTTATTCCCGCATCCTTCGGGATTCACCGCAAGCGATTGCCAACAGTTTCATGTTTGCGCTTGCCGCCGTCGTGCTTATTGCCATCGTCTCCGGCCTGCTGTCCTTCATCGTCGTTCGACGCGACAATGCGGTCTCCGGTTCGCTGGATCTGCTATTGATGGTGCCCTATCTCATTCCCGGCGTCGTCATGGCGATCGGTTATGTCACGACGTTCCGTTATCCGCCCTTTGATATCACCGGGACGGCGCTCATCATCGTCCTTCTGGTGTTTATTCGCCGGCTGCCCTATGGCGTTCGCTCGACGACATCGATCCTCAGGCAGATCAAGCCGTCTATTGAGGAGGCCGCGGTCAATCTCGGAGCTTCGCCGGCAAAGACCTTTCTGTCGGTGACGGTGCCGCTGATGCTGCCCGGCCTCATCATCGGTTCGCTGATGAGCTTCATCACCGCCATCAATGAACTGTCCTCGACGCTGATCCTTTACACGGCACGAACGATCACCATGCCGGTCCTGATTTATATCCAGGTGATTGACGGAGAATTCGGCACGGCGGCGGCGCTGTCCACCCTGCTTCTGGTCAGTACCGGGGTCTGTGTCTTCGTGGTCTTCCGCCTTTCGGAAGATAAGGAAGCCTCGTTCGTCTGACCACTTGAA
This is a stretch of genomic DNA from Agrobacterium fabrum str. C58. It encodes these proteins:
- a CDS encoding ABC transporter permease — its product is MTDMAATATTGGFRLRLPGFWTSVTVFAVILLAIFLILPIFSVFFISFFDAKTGAFGFSNYAEVFTRRFYTVALWNTLVIGVLGMLGACLLGIPLAFCTSRYRIKGRTFIATFAVLVLCAPPFIGAYAWIMLFGANGAVTNLLSFAGISLPTIYGIPGIVMVFSLKFFPYIYLMTENALNTINKSYEDAAENLGCTAFQRFRKITLPLVFPAVSTGAIICFVLSIADFGTPAILGKGIRTLSTIAYAQYTSEMAGTPTMAVTISMVMIAISMAALLLQRHILAKRRYASSLTNRPVKQSMRPLKSFIVHGFCYLVVFIAMLPSLTVIYTSFLATSGPVFTGGFGLDSYSRILRDSPQAIANSFMFALAAVVLIAIVSGLLSFIVVRRDNAVSGSLDLLLMVPYLIPGVVMAIGYVTTFRYPPFDITGTALIIVLLVFIRRLPYGVRSTTSILRQIKPSIEEAAVNLGASPAKTFLSVTVPLMLPGLIIGSLMSFITAINELSSTLILYTARTITMPVLIYIQVIDGEFGTAAALSTLLLVSTGVCVFVVFRLSEDKEASFV